Genomic window (Bacillota bacterium):
CCAATCGGGGTCACCGCCAGACCGTACAGGAGGATCAGCCGACCGGCCGTCGGCAGAGGGTTGAAGGATCCGGCCCCGTAGAGGTGAGCGGATACACCGATAAGGAACCAGAGGAGGAGTCCGGCCAGTACGGCCCATTCGACCATCCATGCCCTCAAGCGACGGGCGGCGGGCAGCACCAGCAACAGGAGCATGGCCGGGTAAAGGACAGGATACGTGCCGGCCGCAGTCTGCGCGGAAATGGTCCAGATGGTCAGGGTCGCGGCACTCAGGTAAAGGATGGGCTGGGAACTGGTCACCCAGGCGACCGGGAGCACCCCCGCGCCCCACACCAGGAAGCCGGTGGGCCACTGGCTGTCGAAGTGGAAGACCTGAGCGATGAGCCAGATGCCGGCCCCGTAGAACAGCGCCCCCAGGAAGATCAGGGCCTGCCCCAGCCGGGGGTGGTCCTTCCTCCGATAGGCCAGATGAAATCCCAGGCCGTAGGTGGCGGCGATGACGGCGAGGACAGAGGCCACCTTCACCCACGCCGCGATCTTCGGCCAGTTGGCGGAGAAGAAGAGGATCGTCCCGGCGGCCACCAGGGTGCGTCCCAGGAGACTGAGGATGAGGACCAGACGGTCTCGGCCGGCGGCGACCGGTTCCGGGTAGAGACCAAGGATCGAACCACGTTGATCCTCGCTGATCAGTCCGCGGCCGACCCAGCCGGATGATTCATCACGGAGGGCCGAACTGAAGTCGCGGGGAAGACCGCCACTTGCCATTCCCGGACACGTCCTTTCTCGCTTGAACCTGACGGATGGTCGCCCAGCAAGCCTACTGGTAGGAGGTTGGCGCTTTCCTCTTTCAGCGGGCGAGGTGGCAGGCCCTGGGGATCAGCGGCCGCCCGAGGCCGCCCCCTTGCCCATTTGCCTCCTCTGGAAGAGGGAGACCCCGGCGGCGAAGTAGGCCGCCGACAGAAGGGCCAGGGCTCCCAATTCGTAGCTCACCCCGCCCAGCCCGGAGCCGTAGGTCAGGACCTTGTTGAGGGCGGCCACGGCGTGGGTCGGCGGGAGGAGGTCGAAAAGGCCGACGGTCCGGCCGGCCACGGTGAATACGGCGACCTTCGAGATGGGGAAGATCGAACCGGAAAAAAACATCAGCAGCATCAGCGGGAAGTTGGCGATGACGAAGGCCTCATTGCTCGTCCGCGAGAAGGCGGCGACGATCAGGCCGACACCGACCACCGAGATGGCGGTGACGGCACCTATGGCCACGGCTACCCAGAGCGGGCCTTGGCTATGGAAGCCCACCGCCTTGGCGGCCGCCAGGGAGAGGACCACCGAGACGAGGCCGATCAGCACCTGAGCGCCGCTGATGCCGGCCAGGTACTGGAGGGAGGTCAGGCGGCTGAGGCGGAGGCGGTCGAGGGTTCCCGCCTCGCTCTCCCGGGCGATGCTCATGGACGCCGGGAAGATCAGCATGATCACGGAGAAGATGATCAGCCCCGGGGTGTAGGAATCGAGGTCGGTGGCCACACCGGAGGTGCCCAGGGCCTCTTCGGCGACCTGGACCGGCCGGAGCCAGCCGGTCGCCCCCTGGCAATAGGCATCGATGACCGCGTCGGCCAGGGGGGCGGCGATCAGGTACTGAGGGTTGGTCAGGTCACCGACCAGGGCCCTGACGACGAGGACCCCATCGGCCACGGTGACGTCCGAGCCGGGACCGAGGGCCCGCACGGCGGCCGCGGCCCGCTCGCCGGCCGAGCCGTCGCTCTGGAGGTCGACCTCGAGAACGTCGCCCTCGCCGGCCCGACGCTTGAGCTCCTCCGGCCGGTCGAGGACGAGGAGGCGACCGTGGTCGATGATCGCCACTCGGTCGGCCAGTCGGTCCGCTTCGTCCATGTTGTGGGTGGTGAGGATGATGGTCTTGCGGCGGCGCAGGGACCTGATGTAGTCGCGGACCATGACCCGACTCTGTGGATCGAGCCCCGCCTCCGGTTCGTCGAGGACGACGAGAGGCGGGTCGTGGACGAGGGCCATGGCCAGGTTGAGCCGCCGCTGCATACCGCCGGAGAGGGTCCGCGCCAACCGGTCCCGCTTGTCGGCCAGGCCGAGGGCG
Coding sequences:
- a CDS encoding DUF2157 domain-containing protein: MASGGLPRDFSSALRDESSGWVGRGLISEDQRGSILGLYPEPVAAGRDRLVLILSLLGRTLVAAGTILFFSANWPKIAAWVKVASVLAVIAATYGLGFHLAYRRKDHPRLGQALIFLGALFYGAGIWLIAQVFHFDSQWPTGFLVWGAGVLPVAWVTSSQPILYLSAATLTIWTISAQTAAGTYPVLYPAMLLLLVLPAARRLRAWMVEWAVLAGLLLWFLIGVSAHLYGAGSFNPLPTAGRLILLYGLAVTPIGLAGLGDPRAYLSTGALAGLGGIYCLAFGRVGYSPGPPLPPFLVGPPDLIAGEVILVVGLAIAAWTYWRTGRSERVFLLPALGVLGVAAILADVPGAAARVILFNLLLLGGTVGVIVLGIRQRLGWLVNIGLSVFVVHVLTRYFDLFFS
- a CDS encoding ATP-binding cassette domain-containing protein, coding for MDGFASPPPELIIDGLAKRFGDVVAVDGLSFEVQPGEVFGLLGPNGAGKTTAINLIAGMLRPDAGRVVIGSAPGAAPREVRSLVGVCPQKVVLWGKLTCLEQLILIAEMYDVPPRVGRGRASTLLDALGLADKRDRLARTLSGGMQRRLNLAMALVHDPPLVVLDEPEAGLDPQSRVMVRDYIRSLRRRKTIILTTHNMDEADRLADRVAIIDHGRLLVLDRPEELKRRAGEGDVLEVDLQSDGSAGERAAAAVRALGPGSDVTVADGVLVVRALVGDLTNPQYLIAAPLADAVIDAYCQGATGWLRPVQVAEEALGTSGVATDLDSYTPGLIIFSVIMLIFPASMSIARESEAGTLDRLRLSRLTSLQYLAGISGAQVLIGLVSVVLSLAAAKAVGFHSQGPLWVAVAIGAVTAISVVGVGLIVAAFSRTSNEAFVIANFPLMLLMFFSGSIFPISKVAVFTVAGRTVGLFDLLPPTHAVAALNKVLTYGSGLGGVSYELGALALLSAAYFAAGVSLFQRRQMGKGAASGGR